Proteins from a genomic interval of Oceanispirochaeta crateris:
- a CDS encoding sulfide/dihydroorotate dehydrogenase-like FAD/NAD-binding protein, which translates to MIEILKKEQLSSDVYLMKLHAPHIAQSRRAGQFVILMMDDNYGERIPLTIADGNEVEGSITIIFQAVGGTTLQLSRMKEGEGISHVLGPLGTPTHIRKHSSPVVCVGGGIGTAPLYPIVQAFKAAGNRVITIMGARNKDLLILENEMAELSDELIICTDDGSRGRKALVTEPLKELCESDVPPAEVVAIGPPVMMKFCSETTRPFAVPTVVSLNTIMVDGTGMCGGCRVTVGDSTKFVCVDGPEFDGHKVDFNSMMSRMSSYKEQEKEHQCRMDALAKDHIKGGTQP; encoded by the coding sequence ATGATTGAAATACTCAAAAAAGAGCAGCTTTCATCTGATGTCTATCTCATGAAACTCCATGCTCCTCATATTGCCCAATCTCGAAGGGCCGGCCAATTTGTAATCCTCATGATGGATGACAATTATGGAGAAAGAATCCCCCTGACCATTGCCGATGGCAACGAAGTGGAAGGGAGTATTACCATCATCTTTCAAGCTGTAGGCGGGACGACCCTCCAACTAAGCCGGATGAAGGAAGGAGAAGGCATTTCTCATGTTCTGGGGCCCCTAGGGACACCAACTCATATAAGGAAACACAGCAGCCCGGTTGTATGTGTTGGTGGAGGCATTGGTACAGCTCCCCTCTATCCTATAGTTCAGGCATTCAAAGCCGCCGGAAACAGGGTCATCACCATCATGGGAGCCAGGAACAAGGATCTATTAATACTGGAAAATGAAATGGCAGAGCTATCGGATGAACTGATTATCTGCACGGATGATGGAAGTAGAGGCCGCAAGGCCCTGGTCACAGAGCCCTTGAAAGAACTTTGTGAGTCGGATGTACCCCCCGCAGAGGTTGTTGCCATTGGGCCTCCTGTGATGATGAAGTTCTGCAGTGAAACAACACGTCCCTTTGCGGTACCCACAGTCGTATCGCTGAATACGATCATGGTAGACGGTACAGGTATGTGCGGAGGATGCAGGGTCACAGTAGGAGACAGCACAAAATTTGTCTGTGTCGACGGTCCTGAGTTTGATGGCCACAAAGTAGATTTCAACTCTATGATGAGCCGGATGTCCTCTTACAAAGAACAGGAAAAAGAACATCAATGCCGCATGGATGCATTGGCAAAAGACCATATTAAGGGGGGAACTCAACCATGA
- a CDS encoding GIN domain-containing protein yields the protein MNMTKKSISVIGIALMSLVFSTGAFAFGTVTGSGQTKTLNKEFTSIEELALKGISDFTIVKSDTAQVSITGDKSFVDMVDMEETDGYLYLESNAKYPVSVVISTPSLESLFLTKASMGTIEGDFNLDSLSISLMNRSALNVSDTLAVNELTVYAGAYTELTAEVNTKLLTVDSMGNSEVTISGEAKQFNANFTQGSGIFNNLNVQYADINATGNSSIDAVFPGNSITSVRASNDGAVSLDMNGILNARMSGDSTLAYTGNIDWVGKQVSDDAAISSL from the coding sequence ATGAATATGACAAAGAAAAGTATTTCTGTGATCGGGATTGCCCTGATGTCTTTGGTTTTTTCTACAGGGGCATTTGCCTTTGGAACAGTAACAGGAAGTGGTCAGACCAAAACCCTAAACAAAGAATTTACAAGCATTGAAGAACTGGCCCTTAAAGGCATTTCTGATTTTACAATTGTAAAATCAGACACAGCCCAAGTGTCTATCACAGGGGACAAATCCTTTGTTGATATGGTAGATATGGAAGAAACAGACGGTTATCTTTACCTTGAATCTAATGCAAAGTATCCTGTTTCCGTTGTTATCAGCACTCCTTCTCTGGAAAGTCTGTTTCTAACAAAAGCTTCCATGGGAACAATTGAAGGTGATTTCAACCTGGACTCTCTTTCCATCAGCCTGATGAATAGAAGCGCCCTGAATGTTTCCGATACTCTGGCTGTCAATGAATTAACCGTTTACGCCGGCGCCTATACAGAATTAACTGCTGAAGTAAACACAAAACTCCTCACAGTTGATTCAATGGGTAATTCTGAAGTGACTATTTCGGGTGAAGCCAAACAGTTTAATGCCAATTTCACACAGGGATCAGGAATCTTCAACAATCTGAATGTGCAATATGCCGACATAAATGCAACTGGTAACTCTTCAATTGATGCCGTTTTTCCTGGAAATAGCATAACATCAGTGAGAGCATCCAATGACGGAGCAGTTAGCCTTGATATGAACGGTATCCTGAACGCCAGAATGAGTGGAGACAGTACTCTTGCGTACACAGGGAATATCGATTGGGTTGGAAAACAGGTATCGGATGACGCCGCAATTTCATCTCTTTAG
- a CDS encoding NADH-ubiquinone oxidoreductase-F iron-sulfur binding region domain-containing protein: METAILEKIQEDFKNRKSCLSHRIVICAGTGCIANGAMDVHEALAKIIREKQLPLTLSLKEEIPPGEEDPILISKSGCQGFCQVGPLVTIEPENILYTKVKPEHARDIIERTILAGEVITELLYKEPQSGQSCKNHEEISFYKRQNRMVLKSCGDIDPEDINNYIYSGGYMAARDMVLNKSPQEVCDIVKEAGLRGRGGGGFSTGRKWDLALKQKSPDKYIICNGDEGDPGAFMDRSVMEGNPHSILEGMIIAAKACGGTEGQVYVRMEYPLAVRRIQKAIIEARKSHFLGENIFGSDFSFDIHVMEGAGAFVCGEASAMTESIMGRRGMPRVKPPRTAEQGLWGKPTVVNNVETLACVPLIIRMGADAFKKTGTTSSPGTKTFALTGHVANTGLIEVPFGTTLREIIFNIGGGVLNAKGEIDNNDFKAVQIGGPSGGCLIEKHLDIPLDFDSLKSVGAMVGSGGLVVMNKSTCMVQIARFFMKFTQSESCGKCVPCREGTRQILELIDDVAQGRGTQKTLTLLEELCETVQETSLCGLGKSAPSPVLSTLKQFREEWDAHIEMNCPTGNCKDLVSYTIAAESCKGCTACVRVCPAGAISGNRKEAHVIDEQKCIRCGACVETCRFDAISVGGRV; encoded by the coding sequence ATGGAAACAGCCATACTTGAGAAAATACAAGAAGATTTTAAAAACAGAAAAAGCTGTCTTTCCCACAGGATTGTCATCTGTGCAGGAACAGGATGTATTGCTAACGGAGCCATGGATGTGCACGAAGCCCTGGCAAAAATCATCAGAGAAAAACAACTCCCTCTCACTCTCAGTTTGAAAGAAGAAATTCCCCCAGGAGAGGAGGACCCTATTCTGATCAGCAAAAGCGGATGCCAGGGATTCTGTCAGGTGGGACCACTGGTCACCATAGAACCAGAAAACATCCTCTACACCAAAGTAAAACCAGAACATGCAAGGGATATAATAGAACGCACAATCCTCGCTGGAGAAGTGATCACAGAACTCCTTTACAAGGAACCGCAATCGGGACAATCCTGCAAGAACCATGAAGAGATCTCTTTTTACAAGAGGCAGAACAGAATGGTACTGAAGTCATGCGGAGACATCGACCCCGAAGACATAAACAACTACATCTATTCCGGCGGTTATATGGCAGCCAGAGACATGGTCCTGAACAAAAGTCCTCAGGAAGTCTGCGATATCGTAAAGGAAGCCGGACTCAGAGGCCGGGGCGGCGGGGGATTCAGCACCGGTAGAAAATGGGATCTTGCTCTCAAACAGAAATCCCCTGACAAGTACATCATCTGCAATGGAGACGAAGGCGATCCGGGAGCTTTTATGGACCGGAGTGTTATGGAGGGGAATCCCCACAGCATCCTGGAAGGAATGATCATTGCAGCCAAGGCATGTGGAGGAACGGAAGGTCAGGTTTATGTGCGTATGGAATACCCTCTGGCTGTCCGAAGAATTCAGAAGGCCATCATAGAAGCCCGGAAGAGTCACTTTTTGGGAGAAAACATCTTTGGTTCTGATTTCAGTTTTGATATTCATGTGATGGAAGGAGCCGGAGCTTTTGTCTGCGGAGAAGCCAGTGCCATGACAGAAAGTATTATGGGACGACGGGGCATGCCCCGGGTCAAACCACCAAGGACAGCAGAACAGGGATTATGGGGAAAGCCCACTGTAGTGAACAATGTGGAAACCCTGGCCTGTGTGCCCCTGATCATCAGAATGGGTGCTGATGCCTTTAAGAAGACCGGAACGACCAGCTCTCCGGGAACCAAAACATTTGCCCTGACGGGACATGTAGCCAATACCGGATTGATAGAAGTCCCTTTCGGCACCACCCTGAGAGAGATAATCTTCAACATTGGAGGAGGAGTCCTCAATGCGAAAGGAGAAATTGACAACAATGATTTCAAGGCGGTTCAGATAGGGGGTCCCTCAGGGGGATGCCTGATTGAAAAACACCTGGATATTCCCTTGGATTTTGATTCTTTAAAATCTGTGGGAGCCATGGTCGGTTCTGGCGGACTGGTTGTCATGAACAAGAGCACCTGCATGGTGCAAATTGCCCGTTTTTTTATGAAATTCACTCAGTCTGAGAGCTGTGGAAAATGCGTCCCCTGTCGGGAGGGTACCAGACAGATTTTGGAATTGATTGATGATGTTGCCCAGGGGCGAGGAACCCAAAAGACACTGACACTTCTGGAAGAACTCTGTGAAACCGTTCAGGAGACATCCCTCTGCGGCCTTGGAAAGTCTGCCCCCTCTCCGGTTCTCTCCACACTCAAACAATTCAGAGAAGAATGGGATGCTCATATAGAAATGAATTGTCCCACCGGAAATTGCAAGGATCTCGTGAGCTACACCATTGCAGCCGAATCCTGCAAGGGCTGCACGGCCTGTGTGAGGGTTTGTCCGGCAGGCGCCATTTCAGGGAACAGGAAGGAAGCCCATGTCATTGATGAACAAAAGTGTATCCGCTGCGGCGCCTGTGTGGAAACTTGCCGTTTCGATGCCATCAGCGTAGGAGGTAGAGTGTGA
- a CDS encoding complex I 24 kDa subunit family protein, producing the protein MLKTTANTEKLHNFSKVCEILDKFDRQPSKIIPILQAVQEEYRYLPEEIMTFVATSLGTSPARVFGIATFYSHFSLEPKGKYIIKVCDGTACHVKGSSGLVETIQRELNLSEKNHTTDDLLFTLETVSCLGACGLAPAVVINDKVYGQVSKQRMKELITEYKTMEA; encoded by the coding sequence ATGCTCAAAACCACTGCGAATACTGAAAAACTACATAATTTCAGCAAAGTCTGTGAAATCTTGGATAAATTCGACAGACAGCCTTCAAAAATCATTCCCATTCTTCAGGCCGTACAGGAAGAGTACCGCTATCTGCCAGAAGAAATCATGACCTTTGTAGCAACCAGCCTGGGGACCTCTCCGGCTCGAGTATTTGGCATTGCCACGTTTTACAGCCATTTTTCTCTGGAACCCAAAGGGAAATACATCATCAAGGTTTGTGACGGCACTGCCTGTCATGTCAAAGGATCTTCCGGATTGGTCGAAACAATCCAAAGAGAACTCAATCTCTCAGAAAAGAATCATACAACAGACGATCTTCTTTTCACCTTGGAAACTGTCTCCTGTCTGGGAGCATGCGGCCTGGCTCCGGCAGTTGTCATAAATGACAAGGTTTACGGGCAGGTCTCAAAGCAGCGGATGAAAGAACTCATTACAGAATACAAGACCATGGAGGCCTGA
- a CDS encoding [FeFe] hydrogenase, group A produces the protein MNQKGSVTINGKKVVIEGEKNLLSLIRKSGVKMPTFCYHSELSIYGACRLCVVDIEGRGIDTSCSTPPRDGMVIQTHTPKLRKMRKTLLELLLANHDNSCTSCEKSSACKLKELANDLGVKEIPYKKTREHRLPDLLSPSLIRNPDKCVLCGDCVRYCHEIQGVGAIDFAYRGEDVVVTPAFNKSLAQVDCINCGQCAAVCPTGAIVPRSEIDDVWNALADKKKSVVAQIAPAVRASIGEMFDLPDSSVTLGKIMTALKSLGFKEVYDTSFGADLTVMEETQEYLERAAKGENLPLFTSCCPGWVKYAEQFHPELISNLSSCMSPQGMVGSLAKKQLTVTEQKGEEDIVMVSIMPCTAKKFEKTRPELSRKGVPFIDYVLTTQELGRMIREAGIVFSELPPSAPDLPFGLYSESGLGFGSSHGVSEAVARYASRALNGEDLDSFFPEEKDCWKEVLLQEGNLNIKMAIVSGMKNAETLIQKMDSGEEKYDIVEVMACPGGCIAGAGQPVSYERETIQKRRTILKEAGNMTPIHCPEENPYIQKIYEKVLGGKPGSSEAHTLVHTHYQSRKRIDNRALELTNTGHETPVEINVCVGTSCFLRGSQEILSGMTHKMDQEGWKHRIDLKATFCSENCSHGPTVTVGKTKIHKATMASVIEEVENQLALKPKQELPL, from the coding sequence GTGAATCAGAAGGGAAGTGTCACTATAAATGGAAAAAAGGTTGTCATTGAAGGAGAGAAAAACCTCCTCTCTTTGATCAGGAAATCAGGGGTGAAGATGCCCACATTCTGCTATCATTCAGAGTTGAGTATTTACGGAGCCTGCCGTCTTTGTGTTGTAGACATTGAAGGCCGGGGCATAGATACGAGCTGCTCCACTCCACCCCGGGACGGCATGGTCATCCAGACCCATACCCCCAAGCTCAGAAAAATGCGAAAGACTCTCCTGGAACTATTGCTGGCCAATCATGACAACAGCTGTACAAGCTGTGAAAAATCCAGCGCCTGCAAATTGAAAGAGCTGGCCAATGATCTGGGTGTAAAAGAGATCCCCTACAAAAAGACCAGAGAACATCGTCTGCCCGACCTGCTTTCTCCCAGCCTGATCCGCAATCCCGACAAATGTGTGCTTTGCGGTGACTGCGTCCGGTATTGCCATGAAATTCAGGGTGTCGGGGCCATCGATTTTGCCTACAGGGGAGAAGATGTTGTTGTCACTCCGGCATTTAATAAAAGCCTGGCCCAGGTAGACTGCATCAACTGCGGTCAATGTGCGGCAGTCTGCCCCACAGGAGCCATAGTTCCAAGAAGTGAAATTGATGATGTCTGGAATGCCCTTGCAGATAAGAAAAAATCTGTTGTGGCCCAAATCGCTCCGGCTGTTCGAGCCTCAATAGGAGAAATGTTTGATCTTCCCGACTCTTCGGTGACTCTGGGAAAAATAATGACAGCCTTGAAGAGCCTGGGATTCAAAGAGGTCTACGACACCTCCTTTGGGGCCGACCTGACGGTGATGGAAGAAACTCAGGAATATCTGGAACGGGCCGCAAAGGGAGAGAACCTGCCCCTCTTTACATCCTGTTGTCCGGGATGGGTCAAGTATGCCGAACAGTTTCATCCCGAACTGATCTCCAATCTATCCAGCTGTATGTCTCCCCAGGGAATGGTGGGTTCTCTGGCCAAAAAACAGTTAACCGTGACAGAACAGAAAGGAGAGGAGGACATTGTCATGGTCTCCATAATGCCCTGTACAGCTAAGAAATTTGAGAAGACCAGACCCGAACTAAGCCGCAAGGGTGTTCCCTTTATCGATTATGTCCTGACCACACAAGAACTGGGACGGATGATAAGAGAAGCAGGAATCGTATTTTCCGAATTGCCTCCCTCGGCTCCCGACCTCCCCTTCGGACTCTATTCCGAATCCGGCCTTGGTTTCGGCAGCAGCCATGGAGTCTCAGAGGCTGTAGCCCGTTATGCCTCCAGGGCTCTCAATGGTGAAGACCTGGACTCCTTCTTTCCCGAAGAAAAGGACTGTTGGAAAGAAGTGCTTTTACAGGAGGGAAACCTTAATATCAAAATGGCAATCGTATCGGGGATGAAAAACGCAGAGACACTCATCCAGAAGATGGACTCCGGCGAAGAGAAATACGACATTGTAGAGGTCATGGCCTGCCCGGGTGGCTGTATTGCCGGAGCGGGTCAGCCTGTCTCTTACGAAAGGGAGACCATACAGAAACGGAGGACCATCCTCAAAGAAGCAGGGAATATGACTCCCATACACTGTCCGGAAGAAAATCCCTACATCCAGAAGATATATGAAAAAGTTTTAGGTGGTAAACCAGGAAGTTCAGAAGCCCATACCCTGGTGCACACCCACTATCAGAGCCGCAAGAGGATCGATAACAGGGCTCTAGAACTGACAAATACGGGACATGAAACACCTGTTGAAATTAACGTTTGTGTAGGGACCAGCTGTTTCTTGAGAGGTTCCCAGGAGATCCTTTCAGGAATGACTCACAAAATGGATCAAGAAGGATGGAAACACAGAATAGATTTGAAGGCGACCTTCTGCAGTGAAAACTGTTCCCATGGCCCCACAGTCACAGTGGGAAAGACGAAGATCCATAAGGCAACAATGGCCTCAGTCATTGAAGAAGTCGAAAATCAGCTGGCTCTGAAACCAAAACAGGAGTTGCCCCTATGA